The DNA window AGGTGATAATTCGCAAGTGAAAACGAACGACAAACAATCAATAAGTACAAATGAGCAATACAAAACACATGAATACCATGATTTCATATCACATATTATACAAACATTAACGACCATagtaaaaattgaattgaaagttaATATAGTGACATAAAAACAATACCATACATATAGAAATAACAATAATTTATCGTAAGTTAATGAGaagatataaaataatattatatgagAGTTTTATTTATATGAAGAACAATTTAGAAAAAAGCACCACAAAATATAAAGgagaattttataaataaaatgaaatactttaaaatatggacaaataaaaaaataataatacaacataACGTTTAggtaataatactaataattttagaataataatacACAATAACTTCAAAAATATGAATACTGATACatgatgaaataaataataataatgcataataggtttaaaataataatatgtagtaaaattaaaatatagcacataataatattatatgataGATCTTATGTACAATAACTTTAAATTAATACgaatgttaaaaataatattagatttaaaattacCTATATAATAATGGGATAACGActattaaaaagggaaaatataaAACAACTTAATAAGGGTCGAATTTTAACTTAAAGCAGAATTAAAtgtaacaaatgaaaataaatcataatGTGGGGGTTGAAACGAGATACGCGAATAGCagagggaccaaaagggaaatattTTCGTCCCTCAAAACGCGGCACTTCGTTGCggatcaaattgaaacaaaaatgaaatagaagattaaattttgaaaggaaataaaataaaagaggtaTCGAATTAAAATACTGCGCAAAACAAGAAGGACTCGACGCGCAATTACCCTTCCCCCTACCGAACACGCGGATCTAGCCGCAGTTGGACCGGGTCATCGGACACAGGCCTATACGACACCGTTTTGGAGCCACATATCAGACTccaaacgatgccgttttggtaTTGTTATTTTAACCAAGATTTCTTTTCAAAAACATTTgcaacatgaaaaataaaaaaaaaactaaaatctctgctagggtttcaccCTAGTTTACGCCGCCGTTCACAACACAGGCCATTCAAAGGCCACCTGATCCTCGTCCTACTCTGATTGCGACGGAGTGAAAGAAGGACCGGCTTCTAGGTAATCTCCTCACTTAATCCCTTACTTTCTCCTCTACTTCTCACTATTAATGAACAAAAGAAAGAACAGAGAAATGTGAAGAAAaattcgaaaatcaccttacgaAACACTGTTTCcgtctttttctttttgaatataatttgtttattgtATTTTTTGTATTGATATTGTGTAAAAAAAGGGATTCGTTTTTACAAATCTTGATGACTTTTATAGCCAGAAATACAAAAGAAATCCctctatttttttgttgttatccTCTGGCCTTTTTCTGTTATTCTTTTTCTTTGCTGCTGCTTACGTTTGTTGCGTTTGCTACAAGTCGTTGCAGTTGCGAGGCCATATGGTGACGGAGACGTAGCACGTACGGAGGCCAGCTGGGGCGTAGGCGTGCGTGGCGTGGGAGTTCGAAGGCGTGGTGGTGCACGCACGAGAGGGGAGTGTACTGGCTGCGGCGCTGGTGCTACGGCTGGATGCCTAGGGTTTCTACTTGTGGTTAAGGCTAGTGGGCTTAGGGTTAGGTGATTAGGTTGATTGGGTTGGGGATATTGGGCTAGGCTAGTGCATTTGGGCCTACTTGATTTATCTGGGTTTGTAATCTTGACATTATGTTTTTTTGGaccattgttttattttatttggtttattttactAACGGGCtgggcaaaaatgggctcttatagctgcccctctttgctcattgtcgtgtaacgagaatagagcaaagactaaagaggaccaattttgcccagtcGTGCTTGGaacttggtgctcttcttctttaaatggctccattccatcctactgcatcttcagaggtgtAGGaattgcttcgatccactccaccgcaatgtcggggagataggattcgtAGCTCGTAGCttctaaaaagaactaaatttgcTATCTCTAGTCAGCatgacttgatgcgatctgctctactgctaCTTTAGAGAGATTAGATCGATTACTTTAATCCgcttcactacaacttcagggagataggattatcgacttcaatctgctccactgcaatctcaaggagataagatttgcttcttcagtctgccccactgtgacttcagggggataagacttgtcttctcagtctgctccactgcaacttcagggatataagacctgatgcgatccactctgctgcaacttcagagagataagatctattactttaatccgctccactacaacttcaaggagataggattatcggcttcaatctgctccactataacttcagggaaataagatttgtcatcttcgatctgccccactgcaacttcagggggataagacctgttgcgatccactctactgcaacttcagagagataagatctattactttaatcaGTCCACTACAACTTctgggagataggattatcgacttCAATCtacttccttacacttgaagataagattcgtcgtcttcgatctgctccgctactacttagggagacaagatctgcaatTTCTGACCTATTCCACTGGTGGCcagggacataggacttgtggcttaaatctgcttccttacacttgaagataagattcgctgtcttcgatctgctccgctactacttagggagacaagatctgcaatTTCCAACTTATTCCATTGCTGGtcagggacataggacttgtAGCTTAAATCTACTttcttacacttgaagataagattcgtcgtcttcaatctgctctgctactgcttagggagacaagatctgcaatttccaacctattccactgctggtcagggacataggacttgtggcttaaatctgcttccttacacttgaagataagattcgctgtcttcgaTTTGTTTCCCTACTCCGGGGGAAGATAAGATCCGTAatcttcattgatctgttctctagggaacacgacctgtataatgaacctaattatgcctaatgattaggatggcatgatcaaatgctcctaactagacatgtgtgaatggtgttttcatgaatgcagaattttatttttttccgaGAATGGTCttacttaggttgtcattactcgaagtttattaaggctttaacactgacgtgctacaacgtcTTCTCGCTTGGCCAGCTTTTTCAAAGAATcacttagtcagattgccccccactgtaaacttCAAAGTTCAATCTCCTGGGACGCAACACCTGAACCATTTTTCTCCCACTGcaacccaagggtagaaatatatggcttttCCTTAGTCGTTTcatatcacaattcaaggatacaagaTCTAAGTCTGtctggtcccttacaccattcctagggtgtcgtaccaaagacttatgcgcaaatgaaggctctcttctccgaggtaacctcttcttattgcttggtgatcattgcttgcttgtttatggCATCTTGacacaaaatccaaagagaaaaatctaaatttagaCTCCCTTCTCAAATTTCCATCCTTTAAATCAGGtgcgttctaaataatagtcctatttcaagctactatattatttagaaacttttcagagtaatatacaaaacttccttcgtgaaagttttgttagtccattaatcgttattccAATGCAATATGCTTGTAAAAAgagtcataacaatggataagaataaagttggttctgagcatagctcgaaagaacaaattatcaaaaatagtaaagaaggatgacaaAGAAATTGATTAGGAATTTGTATCTTGGGAAAGAATGAAATATTccaacactacaccaaaacaggattttagcggcgtttttagtggcgtttggataaaaaacccgctaaaaatcaagcattacCGGCGCTTttaagaaaacgccgctaaagattgagtattagcggcgctttcaggCAAACATtgctaaaaatgagcattagcaGCGTTTtacaaaaagcgccgcaaaataccTAAGCCTAATGACATTGTTTTTTGAGTTTTCGAggctttagcgacgtttttgaaGAAGCGCTGCTAATTCTCGGGTCTTTAACGACGCTTTTGAATAACCGCCGCTAATGCacgggtctttagcggcgtttttgaagaagtgccgctaatgctcgggtctttagcggcgtttttgaagaagcgccgctaatgatcgggtctttagcggcgttttttaagaagcgccgctaattctcagGTCTTTAGCATTCTTAAAAAAGcccccaaaaaatattttattatttattattttttcccctTCTTTTCCCAAAATCGATTCCCCCCACTTTTTTCCCCCAattcctttctcccttaccccgaTTCCCTTTATTTTCCCCCCAATTTCCCCAAATCGGCAgtccttttatttttcccaaaccaTTTCTCCCCCTACCTCGATTCCCTTTATTTTTGAATTTGCAACAATATGGGAAGTCATCCAAGCTATCACTCAATGcttttgaatttgttttttttagggAAAAAGTTCAAtgcttttttaatattttcataacttTAAAACCCGCCAAAAGAAAATCTAGCCATAGCTGTAAGTTTAACCTCGTATCATTCCACTCTGGAACGTGTGTCTCTCCGCCGCCATTAACTCATTCAAGTCCTCCAATCTCATCTCATGGAAAACGGTACCTTCCCTCACTCCCAAAACATCCTAACCTGATCTCCATTTCCGTTAACTTCTACTGTGATCCCAGACAGGTAAGCTTCAACAAACCCTAGCGGGATGCATCAAACTGTCGGGAAAAACAGGTCAGTCGGGGAAGGTTTCGAAGGTAAAGATATGGCCGGGATTCACCGGCCAAGGAAGGTACTTTGAGTTTCACTCAAATTTGATTCCTGCATCCATCGATTTTGTTCGAGAATCGTTGTTGTGTACCTCTCTTTGCAAAGACGGATACAAGATTGGAACCGTCGAGCATTTGCTTTCGGCTTTGGAAGCTAAAGGCATCGACAATTGTAGAATTCAGATTCAAAGTCTCGATTCTGAGGATACTGAGGTCGAGGTTAGTGCCATAAATTTTGTTTGGATatcaaaattgatttttaatttgcttaaaattGTAAGTTTTGTTATTCATTTGGTTGTTACTTTTatcacattctttcctttttgcaAGAAAAGCGACTTTTCCTGTAAGGTATTGTTGGATAATAAAATGCATGATTTTACATTGAcatggaaaaaatatatattcaattgttCGTTCACTTCAAGACAACTTTGGAGCAAGCTAAAAGCATGAAGCTGCAATCTAACAACCTGAAAGAACCTTTGAAGGCCATATTGTAGGATATTTGTTCTGGATTGAAGGATGAGCGAGGAGATTTAAACATAGTTAATGAATTTGTAGAGAGAATTGTTTAATGTAACAAAGAATGTACAAACACTGTAATAATTTAGCTGAGTCTCTTTTTTCATACAATTTTATAGATGGTGATTATTGGAATTTTAACTAACACAGGTTCCTATTTTTTATGGGTCTGCAAATGCTTGGGTAGAGGCAATAGAACAAGTTGGCAGAAAAGAGGCCTTGGATCGGTGTGgcataatatattttttgacacttttagctCAGCCGAAATGTTTCTAATATGTGCTTGAAGTTGCTGTGTATTCTAGGGGCTTTGGGATGTAGAAAACGACAATGATGGCCAACAAGAAGGCTGCGTTTTGCGGGTTATATCCCAGTTTTAGTCATTCTATCTAAAATGTTCTTTGCAGGTAAGTCTTTTTGGTGTTCTTAATAGATGTTTAGTAGTTAACTGTTGAGTAACTTTGGTGCTCTGTTGATGTACCATGATTCAGGATAATCACTTAGTTTAGATGCTTTATAAATGTTAATCCTGTTGTAATTTGTCCATTGCATATGAAGAAATTTAGGTTGGTAATTTTCTTGAGCCAAATCTTTTGAAATTCATTGTGGAAATGCTTAATGATACTGTTTagttaatcatttttttttcatttgaggtTTTTATTGCATTTATGCCTATATACATGTAGCTTCTGTCCCAATTAAAACATTGTTTGGTTTTTAATTACAAGCTTTTCCATGCATATTGACTGAGAATGTATATATGCctatatacatgcatattgtgGAAATGTTCTTTATCATTCTTGTTttgggttttcattttttttttctaaatgacTGACAGCTTCGATGCACCATTTCTTGGAACTATTTTTTTTGCAGCGATTGGGTTTAAAGTAGAGGTTGTACAATACAACAACATCAAGTTTCAAGTATGGGATTTAGGTAAGTTAAcgttaataaatctaaaatagcaGCTGATGTAGTTTATGCAAATGGAGTTCAATTTAATTTATCGAATCATTGAAATTTGCCTTAATCCTTTTACTTAAAATTGAATCATTTAAttggtttaatttatttaacacgTTAACTTATGTGGTGTGTCTTCTAACTAATGGAGATGCAACCTCTTAAGTTACTTTGCTTCCTCTATTTATTTAATTCTGATATGCGGATATCTTGTGGGTTTTTCTGGCTGCTCTTTAGCTGGACATACATACAATCAGTATATGTCCAGCTGCTCTTTAGCTggttacataattttttattcagTATATGTCATATTCATGTTAGGACctgttttgatgtttattttataGCAGTAGGCGACTGTTtaaaggtaaaattttaatttaccctTGTTCAAGAAAATTATGTTCGCTAAAACAATAAGCTCTTTGATTTTCTGACTTGCTTAATATAGATTAGTTGTTTCATGTTTGGAAACTTTTGATGCTCTTGGTCTTATGTCCTGCAGTCATTGACAAAAATTTGGTTCTCATTCTTCACTTAACAAGTCCAGTGGCACATACATATGTAAACTAGGAAATTGAAACAAGAAAGAAACGCAAAGTCAAAGCACATTGATACTCTTGAATGATAGTTATAAATGAATAATATGCCTGACTTGGCATTTATAAAACTCACATGCTTGAAGGATAGAACAGAAATTGCTGTTAGAATTGGATTGTCAGCTTTAAGTGTCTATGACGTGTTTGATATTGGTTTCATTGGAAGAATTCATTGGTTTCATTGGTTTCTCTGCTGATATCAATTTCATTTGTAAAACCTTCCTGAAAATTAAGCATGTGCTTTGCTGAaggaatttgtatttttaaaatttcataattctaTTTTGTAAACCATGGTAATAAACTTTAAGGTTCAtggatatagatatatatatagagagagagagagagagagaggtgcAATAGGGACTGTAATTCTTTCTTAATTATTAGCTACTATTTGAGACCATCCAAGGTTAAGCTTATTCCATGTTTCTTATCTTGTGTattcttttttgtgtttttttcatTGAGGGTTTCATAGGGTCTTTAGTAGTTTTTATCTTCTTCATGTTTGATTGTTTATCATCAACCGAATTGACAAAAATGCAAAGAAACAGAAGCATGTATTTTGTATATTTAACTTATTCACATTCTTTCATGTGCTTCATATAACATTTATGttattcatatttaaaatcaCTGAAGGACATGTTCAGtctctttttaaaattaaaaaaatcacttcTCTTAACATCCGTGTATTATGTTCTTTGCAGAAATTCATATGTTGGAAATCTTTCTCTTTTTTATGAAATAGAGGAGAAGCTTAAGCAGGTGACTATGCtcagttttctttttccttttacctGATTCCTCTAAACAAGACCGAGTTTTGCTCCAgcatatttttcattaatatGTCATTGTCATTATTTACATTTTGAACAAACATACTGTTAAAGATCATAACATGATTTATCCATCATAGAGCTGCTTGGTAGTAAgttgatgaaattttttattctGCATGCTACAATACTTGCATATTCTTTTATTAATAACTAACAAGAATGTGCATctgaggaaaaaataaaataacaggtttgtatgttaaatttgtgtccattttattttaatttcttaattttcatCAGCTTTAGATCAtgtcaatttatattttttttatgcaaGCAAGGCTGAAGTTATATATTAGTATTCAGAAGGAAAGTTTAATggtgttttcctttcaattttgtATTGGCATAAGCTAAACATGGTCATATTAAGTTTTCAACATTCGGGAAACTTTTACGTGCAACTGGGACTTAGGAAGCTTGCAATACTGGCTAAATCTTTCATGTTTAAACTGGCTTTTTTATGGATCTAATTGTCAGACATTGGGTGCAGGGTCACAACGTTGTACTTATATCAAACCATCATACTGAAGCTGACCCAATCATCATCTCATTGTTGCTTGAGAAAGCAAATCCGCATATTGCTGAGAACATGGTGGTTCTCTCTTGAATTAATTTCTCATTCTGAGCCTACTGTAGTAGCCTTCATCTATGCCCTTGAGGCCTTGACTGTACTTGGGTTTTGTGGTTGCAATAGCTGCCGGGATGGTACATAGCATGGCTATTACTGAAGATGGAACATTATTTTCTTGGGTTTCCTCAGATCCTCATCTTAGATGCCAACAGGTTCTATTCCATTATCTTTGTTGATTTTAACTTCCTCTGGAGTGAAGCTTTTATTTACTTCATTTGGATGAATTTGTACAGCTATATTCCCTTTGTGAGAAAACAATCGTAAGCATTTCTGCTTGTAAGTATGGGGCTGCAACTGCTACTGCTATAGGTGATGTTTACATGTGGGATGGCAAGaaaacactacaccaaaataggcttttagcggcgctttgagaagcgccgctaaaaacacTGCTAATGACAgcgtcgctaactttagcggcgctttttccacaaacgccgttaaagaccaagacctttagcggcgcttttaccacaaacgccgctaaagaccaagacctttagcggcgcttttaccacagacgccgctaaaaaccatgacctttagtggcgcttttaccacaaa is part of the Gossypium hirsutum isolate 1008001.06 chromosome D11, Gossypium_hirsutum_v2.1, whole genome shotgun sequence genome and encodes:
- the LOC107922531 gene encoding uncharacterized protein isoform X1 codes for the protein MGFRNSYVGNLSLFYEIEEKLKQGHNVVLISNHHTEADPIIISLLLEKANPHIAENMLPGWYIAWLLLKMEHYFLGFPQILILDANRIRSLDSRSSSSGAVSMVLIIVSSSWTQKKNRMQSMLYIWTPNF
- the LOC107922531 gene encoding glycerol-3-phosphate acyltransferase, chloroplastic isoform X3, coding for MGFRNSYVGNLSLFYEIEEKLKQGHNVVLISNHHTEADPIIISLLLEKANPHIAENMLPGWYIAWLLLKMEHYFLGFPQILILDANSYIPFVRKQS
- the LOC107922531 gene encoding uncharacterized protein isoform X2, with product MGFRNSYVGNLSLFYEIEEKLKQGHNVVLISNHHTEADPIIISLLLEKANPHIAENMLPGWYIAWLLLKMEHYFLGFPQILILDANRFYSIIFVDFNFLWSEAFIYFIWMNLYSYIPFVRKQS